A window of Salvia splendens isolate huo1 chromosome 8, SspV2, whole genome shotgun sequence genomic DNA:
gtataactaatcttaCTAGCATAATTAGAGAACACGAATTTAGTTAACTATAAAAGTGAATTTAGTGAAGTATTTATTTCATGAAATATTTAGTTCGCTATAATGacgttttatacttttatttcactctgtactttcaaaataaatacagaCTTGTACATTAGATTGTCCACAATAAGGCTGCAGTGGTTCCCTATACGGGTGGACAAGGGCGGTGGGGGGAGGAAAGCCGTGCGCCGAGCACTCGGCGAGGACGGGGCAGTGTGGTATGGGCCGCGGCGCTGACCGCAGCGGTCTATTGCACGCCGGACAAAGCTGCGGCGGTGTCAGAcggtcattttttttaatttttatccaTAAAATATCTATTCccaaatcatttttttcattacattccattctattaatttttgtccaattaattttgtttcaatccaattaaaatataccaataattgataaaataatggaATTTATGACTGTAGCGTGTCCACTATAGGGCTGGACAATTTTTTGCGGATGTGGACAATTTTTTATGGCTGTGAACAAGTTTTTGTGGCTATGACTTGGGCTTGTCCACTTTATTGCGGACATTCTTAAGGAATGGTGGGGATATGACAGAAGATTTGAAGGAAGTTTTAAGATTAAATAATgtgataagagcatccacaatagtggacgagcCGACGGACGAGCGATCGGCGAGCAGCTCGTCCGTCGCGCTCGTCCACTATTGCGACCGGCGAGCGGCTCGCGGATGAGCGAGACGGATGACCTCTCGTCCGTCGGATTTCTCGGTCGTCCGTCGTCTCGTccgtccgctattgtgggtcCTCAACGGACGAgggcattttttatttttttttactttttatttattttttaatttcaactctatatatccggctcgttgcacttcatATCATGCACAACGATCATCGAAAATGAAGGcctaaaacataaacatatcgtGTACAGCGAGACCCCCGTTCGGCTAGCGGCAAACTATAAAGATTCAAGCATACTAACTATGtttaaattgttgtttttttcgTTGCATtgcattattttaaaattttttatttaataaaattattattgcactttctccgcacaaattcgcgtcgaaattttaattatgtaattgcgtatttgtgaatttgtgaatttttattattgtgcttgtccgtcgggatgtcctagtgcttgtCAACTcttgtgtagtgggatgtcctagtgatgtggcaatTGGGTGAAAAGTCCTACTGACGTGGTATAaggtatttttgggaagtcctaatGCTAGTACGTGGGGAAGTCCTTCTTATCGTGGATGCTATAAGAAAATTGACCATGTCATATACAAAAAGTTGAAAAGTAGTTatattagggatgtcaatgtatctcgtaacccgtgggctggcccgaatagcccgccaaatttatagggttagggttggaaatttctagcccgataaaattaaaacccgattagcccgcacccgattaacccgcaacccattagggccagacccgaaaactcgataaaatttctattattctatttttttactcataattcgacatttcattgattaattttaactaaaaaaataactttcaattttatattaaatatacaaattatgtattgaatttttattaatataataattgataaataaattaaaatattcaaattcacaaaaaaaatatttaaatttctagaacacgcattaaaattctacgaaatatctcaaatattagtatttgatcatgtttatgattgactttaagcatatatctcaaatatatcataactaaatgttttacattgtatgaatattagtaattttaatcattatttattggattgatggcatgttaatattatcggtagcaacctgattaacccgctgggctagcccgaaactcgagcatttagggttagggctgagcttttataacccgaaagaaattacaactcgattagcccgcacccgattgacccgcaactcgagtagggttggcccgaaacccgacgggccggcCCGAATGACATCCGTAAGTTATATCGTAGAAAGACCGCAATGTACTTCAACCAATTGTTGAAAACCTACATCTTTTGGGGTTCAGTTACACACGGATAAGAAAAAGGTACTCTTTGTAAGAATGCCATGATTAATATAAAGCCACATGCTTACTTTTGGTCTTTCACATGGCCAGAATATATCTAGccactttttaaaaaaattaaaacatccTACTGTTTTTCGCCGAAAGGAAAAGATGGGCTAAACTTATCAAGGGCATCTCCAGTGGCTTTCgtcaagcaatagcccagtaatagctcagccacaaaatcctcctgtcacatcatcaacactaaaaatcctcttgtcacatcatcaggacaagcaaatagctcagtaatagctcagcaatagcctagccacatcacccctaattatataaaacaaataattgacaatcacacaaaatacggaattaaatgtaCAACACATATACATGAAAATtcaatagtattatttaaattataaaaagtacaataaaaaaatagattaattttaaaaaaattacattaaaaaaatacattaatttaaaaaaaattacattaattaaaaaaaacacgacCTCCGCCTCATTCCTCGTCTCCGTCACCCCCCGCCACTGTCACGGTCGTTGCCGCCTCCGTATCCGCCGGAACCCCCCGGTGCCCCCCCCGGtcttcaaatcgtcacgcatgctcacgagcattgcgtgaagaaaactcttctcctcggggtccgtcGCCGTTCGTCATTCGGCTAATGTCTTggccatctgagcgcgcgtttgttgacgcgcgaagaatttgagatcctctgtcgactggccaaggggggatgccgactgtacctcctgggaccccccggCTCCCCCCCTCacctcccgttgcgcccgcctttgaccaaccgggcgagttcggcgagcgaacgatggCGGGGACAGGAGCTCCTGcgcatcctcggggaggtcgtgggaaccgccgctgctgccgctgtaatcaccggtatagttcagtcgttgcttcttcggccagccagcgtcgtcacctgcccgaaacttctcggagtcgttcagcacctcgtagcagttccagtaggtgaactccttatacaacccgggctgggggaaggctttctctgctatcctcctgcagtcatcctccgtttggccactgctctgcatgcggagggcgttggcgtagcccgaaaatcgggagaccccagccctgattcggtcccaccccttctggcactcctccccggtgcgcggCCTCCCCTCCAGGAAAAATCTCATGTAGGCTGCAGCAATTttggcccacatgttgacgatcctctgattgtttgaAGTCAGAGGATCAtcacagacactcacccacgccttggaaaGCGCGAcattctccgcgtccgtccacttcttCCGGACCGAGGGGTCGTCCtcaaccggctgcgacgactggCCGACCCTCTtgtccttccccttgcccttcttctttgcggGGCCCCgacccgccctactccccccgtttgaacgggagtttccggaacaccgagaagatcaaacctcaactcctctaaggagaaagcctcatattgcgtgaactgcgcctccgttggggtcgatgtgtgcgaagaatcagtcgaaaaatcaaaactggggcgatagacgttcccccccccggcgtcccgtgcgtcgccggtacccctcccggcatcatctgcatcccgggaccccaccccggcatcatctgcatcccgggtgttCACCCCGGCATAGCCGGTAAACCCCCCGGCATACTCCCCACGGGTGctatcccgggcatcatctgctgccacaggtacatgttgtagtacccgggcatcagaCCCCATctacctcccacgggtaccgggggagtttgagacacgctcgtcactggagtaccttcgttgttgttctccatttcgcgttattgatcttgtacagaaattaagatagagagtactcgttaaaacaagtggtgtgaatgaaaatgacgtgtaaatcgcgtatatatagtgtttcgaaaatttaaaaaaaattaaattaaattcgctcgccggtcctgagcctgcaatggcggcgagcggactgGCGAGGGCTCGCGAATCGGCCAGCGCTAGACGATTTTccccgaaatggcgctcgccggttccaattggttcggcgagcggaccgacgatcgccggaaatcggctagcaggcccgctcgccgccattggcgATGCTCCAAACAAATGATATAGCTCCCACGTGtttaccaaaaataattttatttatggacGACTAAATTCTAGTAATATGCAATTGATagtagaagagagaaaataaacgATGAAAACTTTTTTATAAacagaaataataataataataataataataataataataataataataataataataataataataataataataataataataataataataataataataataataataataataataataataataataataataataataataataataataataacatacggatcaaaattgaaaataaaattattttatcgaTAATTAACTTTTAACAAACAAAACATCAATAAAAGCTTCCGTAAAATAGTTCCAACGTTTATAACTGTCTGTTTTGGTTAAATTCATCATAGAAAACAAATGCATTTTGATGCTTtaatactattacaaaaaaCAACTCAAAAGTTGTCTTAAATATTATCACATCTAAAAGAAAAGTCATGCCATCATAGTTGCATATCAATAAAATATTACCTTGATTCTAATTTCTAATCTTATTTTGTTCATAAATTCAAATGTGAACCAAACACTACAATCCGATCAAGCTGTCACTGTCTGGTGGTGGCTAGATAATTTTGGAGAAAACAATAGTacttatactataattattgaaaggaacaaatacacaaataaaatgccacttttttttacactttttgCACTTTTTAGTGCAGAAAAGGGCATCTGACATGTCTATAGATATTTGTAAGGGCATCGCTAGCAAAACTCTTCTGCATACCTTAAATCAGGCTAAAATTCTACTGCATCATTATTTCTTTCAAATTATAGCTAGGCTTGAACTTCAGTAAATGAGTACTCCAAATCGAACCAAAAATTATGCACAACTTATAGTACTATTGTCGCACTCTAAATGTTGCATTTCGTAGTCGACACACGATTTTAAGCagtattattttgtgagttaagttagagagaaaatatagtaagacagaagaagaaaaaaaagagaaagtaaGGTTTCTATAAATGTGTCATTTCTAGTGAGACTTTTCAAATAAGAAAATGTATAACTTAGAGagagatagagggagtatatttttcatcttaattttcttaattatgTATGATCCAATGatatcaatttttaattttcataatatGTAGAATTAATGATCTGAATCTGGGAAGCACCAAACCAAGAGAAGGAGAAGTGAAGACATGCGATGAGCCAAACCGGAGCTAGGGTTTGTTTCAAACGTCAATATGCTTATCAAGTTGAAGTCAACATGATCTTCGAAGACCACTAATGTCTTCATCGTGGAAAGAGCTTTGCGTGAGTATTTTGCACGCTTCAATCGGAGCCCGAATGAGGAAGTTATCATTTTATGAAAGCTACAGAGTCAAGTAACGAAGATTCCAAAAAGTTTGCGCGGGCGAGCGTTCTGATGCATGACAACGCTCGATCGGACATTTTGTGCCCAGGAAGACTCCAAAAGGCaggattttgaattattttgagTGTCTTTTCATATTCCAATCCTAGTTTGAGTGACTTTCCTCTCCCAAATAGGGTCTTTTACATCATTTGTAATAGATTAGAAGTGAGTTTTGAGTGTCTCCTTGGAAAAATTCCATTCCCATGTTGAGTGAGATGAATGTTTGGAAAATCTACGGCTGGACTATGGTTGCTTGAGGGTTAGCCCAGGATTAGCTACTTGGTAAATTCACAACTAGCACCACATAACTAGTGGTGGAGCTAAAGTGTGGAGACTCAAGAATGATTGAAGATGTAAATTATGTGTATCAGGTAGGCCCAGAGAGGAATTAGAGGGTTACCCCTCCAATTAGGAGGGGTAATatttgttgggaaataaacacagacaATCATAAAAGACGAACCCGAGAAATTGTTTATACGATGTGTATCTATTTCTGGGAGCGATGCCAAACTAAAGgatttcattaaataattttcGGGATGAATCCTATAATAatggagcacctctatttataagcaaaaTAGAGAACATTAATTCTAGTCACATTAGAAATTCTAAGGGAAtaaattaatgatatagtaGGAAATATATTGCCCTCACTTATCTTCTTTCAGGCTTAATAATGAACAATAACTATTgctccatctgtcccataagaatatacactttgagtTGACCATAAGTTTTTatacacaattgataaagtaagagaaagataaaaagaaaaaaataattaaagtattgtcaGTAGAGAATAAGTCTTACCTCAATagagagaaatttttttttcccaaaatttgagtacatattcttgtaggacgaattaaaaaaagaaagaatgcatattttatgggacgggaAGAGTATATTAAAAATCGAAGCTTgatctatcattttattaatttatttgactttatagggaaaatgaaaaattataaaattaaaaatctcaATAACAATTAATGTAATATAAtgaaactaaatatataaaacaaaatgaataatgataaacatgcattaaaaacaaaataaataatgctaaaaaatgcATTAACCGATAGCAATGctcacaaaataataaaaataatgtttTCCCTTTTCTAATACTTCAATTGTTCACATTTCACACTGCTTCATACAACTTCATATTCTGGACTTAATGCCCTCTTATACGAAATGAGGTTCCACAAATCAAAAGGTAAATGAACAAACTTTCAAATATTTTGAAGATTATATAAGCAACTTTACAACACACAGATCTTGTGATTCTGATTATAGCTTCATATTAATCTGTATTCTGTACTTCCATATCAAATGTAAAAGGGAAAATAACTCTAAAAGCCTAAAATTTTTTGGGCTCTGAAGATATTTTAAACCATCTATTTACGTCATTTAGAATTTCTCTATGCACCCAAACGAAATCAGTAtcaagaatatacactcttcagttgataaaaaaaaacaattgttGTTGCAATACCTTCAGAAAACCCTCAAGTGTATGAAATGGAAAGCCAAGGGTGCTGTAGTGCCTCTCTTGCCGTAGGCCGTCTCACCGGGTTGATCTCAAGCAAGTATTTCAAGAAGTCTGCAAAAATGGAATCGGAAATCTGCAGGTGATGCTCCAACGAGGACTCCTCGGGGACAATAAGTTCGAGCTCATTGGTCTCCTGTAgcaataaaactaatataaaaaagtaggacccacattccattgACTCTTTCAAGTAACTTTCCACTACATTTTTCAAAACCGATGCCAAGTCAACTTGTGACGTTTTTATAGCATTATGTGAACTCACCTCGTTCAAAGAATAAAGTTCGTGATCATCTGTGAAATACTTATTGGTCTCCTGGCCGTTCTGCAGCATTTCCACGTCGATAGGACCAAGGATTCCTATTATGCGCGCAAGAAGCGTAACAACTCCTTCGTTTGGAAATAGGACCTGGTTGATTACAAGATTATTCGATGCAAATGCTAAACGCGGAAACATGAACTTTAACATGTTGTCTACACGTGAACCAAGAGTTCTAAATCTAGCAACTCAAACAGGACTTATGGAAAATTAAACGACGCAAAATATAAAGAGAACAAGCGACttctaaaaatggtaaaaaagtaGCTAATGGTGTACCTCTCCGGAATGCAGCTCGGCCAAAATGCAGCCAACAGACCATAGATCAATCTTTTGGTCGTAGGGAAGGCCTAACATAACCTCGGGAGCCCTATAGGAGCGAGATTGAACGTACAGGGATAGGTTGTCGCTCTGAAAGCAACTGCTGCCAAGATCGATTACTTTTATCTCACATCTTCGGTAACTCTTTATCAGGATGTTTTCGGGCTTGAGATCACAGTGGATGATTCCCAAGTCATGCAGATACGACAGAGCCTCTAGACACTGTTGAGTTATGATCTGCAATGCATTGGCTGCCTTAGTATTTGCATAACGAGTCGAATAATTGGGACttaatatgttagtattttCCAATTCAGAAAAAAGCGCTTTAGTGAGACGTGAGGATTTATAAAAGAATTTTCGAATGAAGAGAACCTGCAGTCTACTCAATGTAAAATAGGCGTCTCCACTAAATTCAAGGTTGTATTTCTGAAATTCATATAAGTTTGCTTTGAGAAGTTCCGTAACAATAAATAGATGCTCCTGCAGACAAAAACAATGCAATCGGTATATAATTCAATCACGCATAACATGACAAACTCATAATAAAATCGATATGATAACACATTTAAAGCTAACATAAATAGCATTTTCAGTCCTATATTTATTCCACACCTACTCATTTAAGTCCTGTAGAAAAATGCAATCAAATcatacaaattaattttttaaacaaCGAGAAAAGAAAGTGGCATGATCAATCATGTAGTTAAGTTTTTGATGTCTAACAGGATACTTAACTTTGGTATAGGCGTACCTGGTGGTAGAAGTAATCATAAAGGCGTAAAATGTGCCATTCATCAGCCGGGTCGTGCTTATTTACAAACTTCAGAAGTTTGATCTCGTCTAAGCTCTGGTCGAAGAAGTCCTTGTCGTTTTTAATGATTTTCAAGCAAACATCCATCCCCGAGTATAGATCATGTGCCTGGACTACTTTGCTGAACGCAGCAGATCCAAGGAATTCTGCTACATAGTATCTACTTGCTATTATGCTATTTATCACAATCGGGAACTCCTTGTTCTCTTCAAACCCGGTCCTGTTAATGGGATAATAAATGAGTAACGCTACAAATCAACCTGCAAATTAAAGATTGATGATGTGgtgaataaatgaaaaaaattgactaTAAAATTGTTCTTATGTCCAGAAATACCATCCCATTCTTGTAAGAGAAAACTCGAATTTAATTAAGGCATGCATTCTCATAAGTTACGGATTTACCTATAACATCGAAAAAGGAAACAAGAAATGGAACCAAGTGACTTACAAACCTGTTTTTCCGGTGTATAATTCTTAGATTAAATGTCTCAAATTCTTCGTCCTTTGTCTCGCATAAGTGGAGCTCGTCATCAGCAACTGTATTGTTCTCTTCATTTACGGGGACTTGGGGCTCGTGAAGTTCTCCGGTTATAACTCTGTCATACGTAAAGTCAAAGTCGTTGTCATTTGGCTGATTATTTTTCTGAACAGTATGGAGGTTGAGGTCGTGGTCGTTATCAAAACTGTCCACCCAATCATAAGTGGAATTCTGTTTGACGGAGAAGTTAGAGTTAGTCCAGTTCATCATCAATTGATTGTCGTGTGGATCCGTCTGTTCTCGAATTCCTGCACAAACCCTTCTGTCAGTGCAAGCAAGAGAGCGGTGAAACACTATATAACCAGTGGCGATATCACCTTGTTCCAGTCGAACGTGATCACCCAACTCATAATAATCTTTGTAAGTCTCATCCTTCAAACTGTCCTTTGTGCATCGGCTTGCCACATTACCGATGCTCTCAACGGATATAAAATTATACGCGGCTTGATCCTCTGCATGCTCTCCTGTCTGCACGGCTGTTACAAACTTATCCTCGGTTAAATCACCACAAAAATCCGCACCAGCGTGGGGGGTCGGCATAGCGAAGTCCTCGTCCTTCTCCTTGTACCAGAAGAGGTCATTTTGCATATCGAAATCAGGGTAATCTCGAGCTGTCCCAAACTGAGTCAATCCATCAGATGAGGTCTGCGAAGCTGCACGACTCGTACGGACCCCGTACGGGTTTGTAAACTCTGGATTGCAAGAAGCCATTGAAATTAAAGTAAGGGCGTGGAACAGCCTAAAcagtggcgaagccacgttGGGGCCAGGGGGGCCCTGGTCCCCCATCAATTTTGGTATTacgtatatattatatattcaaGCAATGTCTTTCTAGTAATACATGTAGCTCAGTTGGTTAGAGATGGTATCTACTAACCTAAAAGGGCAGCCCTTGTGGCCACATATTTCTCTTCCCTTTATTTTTGCTAGACGtttttttctcctttctttCTACTTAGTATATAATATAATGTGTATATTCCAATTCTATTAGCTTTTCTTTGttcctcttttctttttatttatacaatataatgcgtatattttaattttatcagcttttctttttattctcttttacacCAATAATTagcttaatttaaaatttttgtcaCTTCCTAATTGAAAATTGTTTCCATCTATGTTAAACTTAAATAAAagttgaaaatattaaatattaattatttcgaGCCTTCTGATGTTGGACCAACATCGAATGAATCAAGTAATTATTAATAGTGACTTGGGCACCCCCATCGTAAAAAACCTGGCTTCGCCACTGAGCCTAAATGTACACAAATGGGACAAATGTACAAACAGATCTAGAGAAATGATATGTTACACGCtgacataaaataaataatcagGATCTTGAAATTTACATACTCCGTATTACAAAAGGATCACAACCTAATTTATTCATTTCCCCTTAACTTcaataagaattaaattaataaattgggCTTTAATATGACTAAAAATAGATGGCAAGAGAATTGctgagaaaaaaattgaaacaagTCCAACAGATCCATGACAATTATACCATACATACAAActataaatattgtacaaactccaaactatgatctggaccgtagcaacaaaaaa
This region includes:
- the LOC121743371 gene encoding probable serine/threonine-protein kinase dyrk1 isoform X1 yields the protein MAEVELEAVLRFLRENGLSESASALMEDVTEKSRAGASELEKFVFPMAPPPPMLRIRRPEESSGGSSDDEFVSLGSSTTELCSSEFTNPYGVRTSRAASQTSSDGLTQFGTARDYPDFDMQNDLFWYKEKDEDFAMPTPHAGADFCGDLTEDKFVTAVQTGEHAEDQAAYNFISVESIGNVASRCTKDSLKDETYKDYYELGDHVRLEQGDIATGYIVFHRSLACTDRRVCAGIREQTDPHDNQLMMNWTNSNFSVKQNSTYDWVDSFDNDHDLNLHTVQKNNQPNDNDFDFTYDRVITGELHEPQVPVNEENNTVADDELHLCETKDEEFETFNLRIIHRKNRTGFEENKEFPIVINSIIASRYYVAEFLGSAAFSKVVQAHDLYSGMDVCLKIIKNDKDFFDQSLDEIKLLKFVNKHDPADEWHILRLYDYFYHQEHLFIVTELLKANLYEFQKYNLEFSGDAYFTLSRLQIITQQCLEALSYLHDLGIIHCDLKPENILIKSYRRCEIKVIDLGSSCFQSDNLSLYVQSRSYRAPEVMLGLPYDQKIDLWSVGCILAELHSGEVLFPNEGVVTLLARIIGILGPIDVEMLQNGQETNKYFTDDHELYSLNEETNELELIVPEESSLEHHLQISDSIFADFLKYLLEINPVRRPTAREALQHPWLSISYT
- the LOC121743371 gene encoding dual specificity tyrosine-phosphorylation-regulated kinase 4-like isoform X2 encodes the protein MAEVELEAVLRFLRENGLSESASALMEDVTEKSRAGASELEKFVFPMAPPPPMLRIRRPEESSGGSSDDEFVSLGSSTTELCSSEFTNPYGVRTSRAASQTSSDGLTQFGTARDYPDFDMQNDLFWYKEKDEDFAMPTPHAGADFCGDLTEDKFVTAVQTGEHAEDQAAYNFISVESIGNVASRCTKDSLKDETYKDYYELGDHVRLEQGIREQTDPHDNQLMMNWTNSNFSVKQNSTYDWVDSFDNDHDLNLHTVQKNNQPNDNDFDFTYDRVITGELHEPQVPVNEENNTVADDELHLCETKDEEFETFNLRIIHRKNRTGFEENKEFPIVINSIIASRYYVAEFLGSAAFSKVVQAHDLYSGMDVCLKIIKNDKDFFDQSLDEIKLLKFVNKHDPADEWHILRLYDYFYHQEHLFIVTELLKANLYEFQKYNLEFSGDAYFTLSRLQIITQQCLEALSYLHDLGIIHCDLKPENILIKSYRRCEIKVIDLGSSCFQSDNLSLYVQSRSYRAPEVMLGLPYDQKIDLWSVGCILAELHSGEVLFPNEGVVTLLARIIGILGPIDVEMLQNGQETNKYFTDDHELYSLNEETNELELIVPEESSLEHHLQISDSIFADFLKYLLEINPVRRPTAREALQHPWLSISYT